In the genome of Natronorubrum daqingense, the window GAGGGCGGCGAGGTCGACGACCGCCGGAACGCCGGTCAGGTCCTGCAGGACGACGCGGGAAGGCTGGAAGGGCACCTCGACGTCCGGCACGTCCGGTTCCCAGGACGCTGCGTTTTCGACGTCCTGTGCAGAAATCGTGTCGCCGTCTGCGTTTCGGAGGACCGCTTCGAGTAGCACGCGAATACTCACCGGCAGTGTCTCGAGGTCACAGAGTCCCTGTTCCTCGAGTACGGTGAGGTCGGCCATCTTGTACGTCTCGCCGTCGTGGTCGAACTCCCGGATTGCATCCGAGAACTCATCGATTGCCATACAGTGACTTCGGGGCGGGGGGTTTTGAATCTCCCGAGAACTCCCTGTAGGGCGCAGTTACGCCCAATATTTGTCGTATATTGGTATGTGATTATATGGATGGTTCGCCAATATCACGCGAACGCCGACAGACAACGAACGGGAATAGACACCCTGTCGATAATACAGCGAGTTGTTATCGGTAATATAAACTGCATGTCGAACGTGTGTTTCTACTTCGACGACGTTACTCGCGACGCACGTACTCGAGAAACGAAAACTCGTCGTGGGCGTCACGCGAGCGTTCCTCCCACCCACCGTCTCGATCCCACTCTGGGAACACGGTATCGCCGACGGGGTCGTCGTGCACTTCGGTGACGACGAGTCGATCGAGGGCGGGCAGGAACTGTTCGTAGACGGTTGCCCCACCCGCGACGAAAATGCGGTCGGTGCCGTCGTGGTGTTCGTCGGCCGCTCGCTCGGCTTTCTCGAGCGCCTCTCGAAGATCGTTCGCGACGACGGCGCTCCCGTCGTCGGGCGTCTCGAGGTCCCGACTCGTCAACACGACCGTCGTTCGGCCGGGAAGGGGCTCACCGAGTGCCTCGAGAATCCCCTCGTAGGTGACCCGACCCATGATGACCGGGTGAGCCATCGTCGCCTCCTTGAAGTGGGCGAGATCCTCGGGGATGTGCCAGGGCATGTCGCCGTCTTTGCCGATAACGCCGTTTTCGGCGACGGCGACGATTCCGACGAGTTCGCGGTCGGTCTCGAGGTCCGTCTCGGCCGTCGACTCTGTCGCCGTCATTCTGCCACTGCGAACTCGATGCCGTCGTGGGAGTCGTACCCCTCGAGCGTGACGTCTTCGTAGCGCAGTTCGTCGATCGAAACGTCACTCACCTCGAGCGTCGGTCGCTCGAGTGGCTCGCGGGCGAGTTGCTCGAGCATGCCGGGCACGTGATCGAGGCGTTCGTCACCCTCGGCCTCGGCGGGGGCCTCGGACTCGAGCCACGTCGCGACCTCGCGGTACTCCTCGCGGTCGTCGACCGCGGCGAGTTTGGACTGGAGGTTCTCGAGGTTGTCTCCGTACCACTCCCCTCGAGCGCCTCGTCCACAGTAGACGTGCGCGTCGACGACCGTGTGGGCGAACGAGCCGGGTTCGAAGCCGGTTTCCTGTGCGATAACCTTCGTGAGCAGGGCGTACGCCGCAATATTGAACGGAACGCCGAGTGCGATGTCCCCCGAGCGCTGGGTCAGGTGGCAGTTCAACCGATCACCTTGCACGTTGAAGACGAACGAGTAGTGACACGGCGGCAGCGTCGAGACGGCCGCGTTGGCCGGATGCCACGCGTTGACGACGAGTCGCCGGGAGTTCGGCGAATCGGAGAGCGTGTCGATCACGTACTGCAACTGGTCGAACGTCCGGGTGCCGTCGGCCTCTTCGGTGACCCACCGGTGGCTCTCGTCGGGCCAGGACTCACCCTCGAGTCGGTTCGATTCCTCCGGGACGGGGAACCGTCGCCAGAAGCGCCCGTACGCGGTGTCGAGTTTGCCTTCCTCGTCGGCCCACGCGTCCCAGATCTTCGTCTCCTCGCGTAGCGTTCGGATGTGTTCCTCGCCGGAGAGATACCAGCAGACCTCGTGGAGCATGGAGTCCCAGCGGTAGCCGTCCATTTGTTTGGTCGTCAAGAGCGGGTACCCCTCCTGAAGATCGACCTCGTAGTGCTCGCTGAACGAAGAAATCGTGTCGACGCCGGTGCGATTGGGTTTGTACGCCCCCTCGCTCAGAGCCGCGTCGACGAGATCAAGGTACTGTTGCATTATCCACCCATTTTGGCCCCTCGTTCTTTAGCGTTGACTTCCACGTATCGACGTGACAAACTATCGTCGGGTCTGATTTTATTGCTGGAACTCACGGACGCAATATCAATTAAGAGAGCTGTTCGTTGTTAACTCCCGTCTGACTCCGATCCGAGAAGAACGTCTGTATCGGCAATCACGGGTCCATTCGACCGGTACATCGATCGAGGTACTCACGCGATTTGTCTTCCTGTTCTTGAATTGCATCACGCATTTCGTCGACTTCGTCTTCTGTAAAGGTTCCCGTGAGATCAAGCAGCGACCGTTTGCCCGCCAGACGTTCGACCACCTCAGAGAACGACTCTCCAGATTGCTTGTGACTTTTGAGTTTCCTGTACGCATCTTCGGTAAGCCTAATAGTTCGATACTCGGTATCACCCATCACACATCTCTGTGCAGTTTCCGCTTAAATATTCCTCCAATTACACATAACCGGTTCCGATCACTTTCACTTCGCTGTCCAAACCCTCTTTATTCCCGCGGGCGTCCCGACGAGCGATGACCGCTCGAGTCGGTGTCACCGTCCTCGCCCTCCCACCGTCGGCACTCGAGAACCGACCCGTCGCGACGCTCGAGGACCTCGCGAGCACCCGCGAGCCGGACGCCGTCTGGGTGCTCGGCCCGTCTCGAGAACCGCAGGCGTTCGCCCGCGCCAGGAGCGTCTTCGAGGTGGCAGTGTTCCACCCGCCACTCGAGACGACCGGCGATGGGCCACTTCAGCGACAGCCACTCGAGGGGGGCGAGAACGAGGCTATCGAGGAGCGTGACGCGCTCGATCTCACCGTCGCACCGAGTCTGCGAGCCATGGACGCCGATCGAGAGACCGCCTCGAGCACGCTCGCCCGCAGATCCGTGGACGCAGATAGTCCGCCGCTCATCTGTGACGACGTGACGACGACCGTTCGACCGACGGCACTCGCGGCCGAACTCGAGGGCGCGAAAACGCTGGCATCGGTCGCGCCGACGGGGGCCGTAACGACCGTACTGACCGGCAGCGAACCGGCCGGGTACGACGCCCTCTGGCACCTCGAGGCCGAGTCCGGATCGGTTCGAGCCGTCGACCACGACCCGATCGGTACCGTCGATCCACTGGATTCGGAGTCAGTTTCGGTTCGCGTTCGGGGAGCGGGGCCTGCGGAGGGGTACGGCGAGAGTCGTTCGATCGCGACGCTGAAACTGGACGCGAACGGGGTTTCGTCCGTCGACACCGACGACGTGACCGATTTCGGTCTCGAGTCAGTCTCCGGAATCGGCCCGAAAACGGCCACCAGACTCGCTGAGCGAGGGGTAACGACGCGGACGGGCTTGCTCGAGGCCTCCCTCGAGACGCTTGCGTCGCTCTCGGGCGTCGGTGCCGAACGCGCCCGGACGATGCACCGGCACGCGCGGGTGCTCGAGACCGGCGAGGCGCGCCGGCTGACCGACGAGTCGCTGCCGGGAGAGCACTGGTCGACGCCCCCGCTGTGTCTCGATATCGAGACCGACGGCCTCTCGCCGACGATTCTCTGGCAGATCGGCGTCTACGACCCCGCGGCCGACGAGTATCGCGCGTTCGTCGAACGCGAGGACCCCTCCGATCCGGGACCGGTGCTCGAGGCCTTTTGTGACTGGCTGCTCGGCGTCCATCCGAATCGCGCGCTGCTCACGTGGAACGGCTGGGGGTTCGACTACCGGCACCTCACCTCGTTCGTCGCGAAGCACGCCCCGTACTACGCCGAAGAGTGGGAATCCATCCCGAAGTTCGACCTCTACTGGTGGGCCGCGAAGAACGAGCACGCGTTGCTCCCCGGCCGGACGAACGAACTCGGGGTCGTCGCGGACGCGATGGGCTTCGACGGCGCGAAGACCGGCCTCGACGGGGCGCAAACTGCCGCTGCCTACCAGCGATTCATGCGAACCGGGGAGCCACTCGAGTGGGAACGCCACGAAGCCTACTGCGAGGACGATTGCCGGGCGCTCTGGCACGTCTACGAGCGCCTGCAGGATGCGCCTCGAGACGATGGGGCTTCTGCGGACGAGTCGACCACCGCCCCGGTGACTCGAGACCCAGCGACTCGAGACGCGAGTCGTGCGGACTCGAGTGAGGGTGGATCCGACTCGAGTTCAGCTGCCACGGCGACGACAGAGGCGGACGAAACCGAGCAAAGCGGCTTGAGTGATTTCTAATCCATGAGCGACCAACGACAGTCGCGTTCTGCGGTCCCGGTCACCGGCGACGAGCTGGTCGAAACCTTCCCCGGCTCGCCCGGCAGTGCGACCATCCTCGAGCGCCCGGGCCGAGACGCGACGCGAGTCCCGAGCGAGAACGTCCTCCGAGCCGCCCTCGCCGACTCGCTCGAGCACGACCTCTACTCCCATCAGGCTCGCGCGCTCGAGGCGCTCGCACGCGAGGAACACGTCTGCATCGCGACGAGCACCTCCTCGGGAAAGACTCGCGTCTACGCGCTCCAAATCGCACGAAACTACCTCGAGGCGCAGGCTCGAGGCGAGGAGTCGACGGCGTACCTGCTCTATCCGACGAAAGCCCTCTCGCGCGATCAAGAGGCCAGTTTGAACGACCTCTTCGAGGAACTCGGCCTCGACATCA includes:
- a CDS encoding dihydrofolate reductase — translated: MTATESTAETDLETDRELVGIVAVAENGVIGKDGDMPWHIPEDLAHFKEATMAHPVIMGRVTYEGILEALGEPLPGRTTVVLTSRDLETPDDGSAVVANDLREALEKAERAADEHHDGTDRIFVAGGATVYEQFLPALDRLVVTEVHDDPVGDTVFPEWDRDGGWEERSRDAHDEFSFLEYVRRE
- the thyA gene encoding thymidylate synthase, translated to MQQYLDLVDAALSEGAYKPNRTGVDTISSFSEHYEVDLQEGYPLLTTKQMDGYRWDSMLHEVCWYLSGEEHIRTLREETKIWDAWADEEGKLDTAYGRFWRRFPVPEESNRLEGESWPDESHRWVTEEADGTRTFDQLQYVIDTLSDSPNSRRLVVNAWHPANAAVSTLPPCHYSFVFNVQGDRLNCHLTQRSGDIALGVPFNIAAYALLTKVIAQETGFEPGSFAHTVVDAHVYCGRGARGEWYGDNLENLQSKLAAVDDREEYREVATWLESEAPAEAEGDERLDHVPGMLEQLAREPLERPTLEVSDVSIDELRYEDVTLEGYDSHDGIEFAVAE
- a CDS encoding antitoxin VapB family protein, with the translated sequence MGDTEYRTIRLTEDAYRKLKSHKQSGESFSEVVERLAGKRSLLDLTGTFTEDEVDEMRDAIQEQEDKSREYLDRCTGRMDP
- a CDS encoding ribonuclease H-like domain-containing protein, which translates into the protein MTARVGVTVLALPPSALENRPVATLEDLASTREPDAVWVLGPSREPQAFARARSVFEVAVFHPPLETTGDGPLQRQPLEGGENEAIEERDALDLTVAPSLRAMDADRETASSTLARRSVDADSPPLICDDVTTTVRPTALAAELEGAKTLASVAPTGAVTTVLTGSEPAGYDALWHLEAESGSVRAVDHDPIGTVDPLDSESVSVRVRGAGPAEGYGESRSIATLKLDANGVSSVDTDDVTDFGLESVSGIGPKTATRLAERGVTTRTGLLEASLETLASLSGVGAERARTMHRHARVLETGEARRLTDESLPGEHWSTPPLCLDIETDGLSPTILWQIGVYDPAADEYRAFVEREDPSDPGPVLEAFCDWLLGVHPNRALLTWNGWGFDYRHLTSFVAKHAPYYAEEWESIPKFDLYWWAAKNEHALLPGRTNELGVVADAMGFDGAKTGLDGAQTAAAYQRFMRTGEPLEWERHEAYCEDDCRALWHVYERLQDAPRDDGASADESTTAPVTRDPATRDASRADSSEGGSDSSSAATATTEADETEQSGLSDF